The following proteins are co-located in the Microplitis demolitor isolate Queensland-Clemson2020A chromosome 5, iyMicDemo2.1a, whole genome shotgun sequence genome:
- the LOC103577581 gene encoding trafficking kinesin-binding protein milt isoform X3 — protein sequence MTKTYNDIEAVTRLLEEKEKDLELTARIGKELLTHNQKLETNINALEVELKNANEKITQLSHELLKKTELIQILTNDVEESCSESGTPMGVRSINLELMQKRITSLEDENKQLKCEFTQLVHETDDCEAQEAKLVKDIANQLANANMEVDGIAEELDRQKDENRLQHEQILGLSSKLADTEMRLAQLMTEHDEMSSTLAITRDNQNTLAAELADFKDKYAEVVNLLAETQEQLRKQRKKGMPTVRGGSFFPSMGAVPQPDSIASELESSLYSEFSLDSGIISDRMPTYKKVFETVRSASRISYGGPDANQFPRIGSMTTSTLSSGTTGPRMSCGPFKPQMTSGFPSLDSTGQSDSEGSLLTDSEDYPGPQPTGVPGAPGAADLEAALRRLTPAEVIARRACLSTGAGYNYDYDGGVIHSPTTFLPFGCRTPDSIMSTGSYGNLSGFSGNSSSWRLPEKLQIVKPMEGSQTLHHWSQLATPTLGGLLDERPGVKTRGGRGLEDLGLETFTLADLEEDEEYANPGKLFQDTGSIYTLTNSTVLHPEDPLLITPSIMGSRVATAPNSVINSGMSTPRTLSRRNSTSTFSTTLGLAKMLNERGIKALTLSSSTTPSGEKNFTPTATPCNSPDGTPPSSRSTSPVPYSSPLSFGLFSSGAELLKRTFGSEPLPSTSQSKRKKKPLSRTEKKALAGIRLVEKLERMGIDTIMATNTNSSISPLALQGALCTRRSVESPMAQLTFLKGSMSTEKLGSSAMSSSESSDSLASFHFMSKLENDNNIKSVRSESRGSTSRNQSSRQRRGGTGATRPDLGQVKLAVPPPVTTKESATQSALGTLSSLLFGRKGGLL from the exons ATGACCAAAACCTATAATGATATAGAAGCAGTAACAAGGCTTCTAGAggag aaAGAAAAAGATTTGGAGTTGACAGCACGTATTGGAAAAGAACTTCTTACGCACAATCAGAAATTAGAAACAAACATAAATGCTTTAGAAGTTGaactaaaaaatgcaaatgaaaaaattactcaattaaGTCatgaattattgaagaaaacagaattaatacaaattttaacgAATGACGTTGAAGAATCATGTTCCGAAAGTGGCACGCCTATGGGAGTACGTAGTATTAATTTAGAATTGATGCAAAAACGAATAACATCTTTGGAAGATGAAAACAAGCAATTAAAATGTGAGTTTACGCAGCTTGTTCATGAGACAGATGATTGTGAGGCACAAGAAGCTAAATTAGTAAAAGATATTGCAAATCAATTAGCAAATGCAAACATGGAGGTCGATGGCATTGCTGAAGAGTTAGACAGACAAAAAGATGAAAATAGATTACAACATGAACAAATTTTAGGTTTGTCATCAAAGTTAGCAGATACAGAAATGAGGCTAGCACAGTTAATGACTGAACATGATGAAATGAGTTCTACACTTGCTATTACTCGTGATAATCAAAATACTCTAGCTGCAGAACTTGCTGATTTTAAGGACAAGTATGCTGAAGTTGTAAATTTACTTGCAGAGACTCAGGAACAATTAcgtaaacaaagaaaaaaaggaaTGCCAACTGTAAGAGGTGGTTCTTTCTTTCCATCAATGGGTGCTGTACCACAACCTGACTCGATTGCATCAGAACTCGAGTCCTCATTATACTCAGAATTCAGTCTTGACTCTGGTATCATCAGCGATCGAATGCCaacatataaaaaagttttcgaaACAGTAAGAAGTGCCTCAAGAATATCATATGGAGGTCCAGATGCTAATCAGTTCCCTCGAATAGGATCTATGACAACATCAACACTGTCATCAGGAACAACTGGTCCAAGAATGAGTTGTGGGCCATTTAAACCTCAGATGACATCAGGATTTCCCAGTTTAGACTCTACGGGACAGAGTGATAGTGAAGGATCATTATTAACAGACTCTGAAGATTATCCAGGTCCTCAACCAACTGGAGTCCCAGGAGCACCGGGTGCTGCTGATTTAGAAGCTGCTCTTCGGCGTCTTACTCCTGCAGAAGTGATAGCAAGACGAGCATGTCTCAGTACTGGTGCTGGATATAATTACGACTACGACGGTGGGGTTATTCATTCACCAACGACTTTCTTACCTTTTGGCTGCCGAACACCTGATAGTATTATGTCTACTGGGAGCTATGGAAATCTCAGTGGATTTAGTGGAAATTCATCAAGCTGGCGACTCcctgaaaaattacaaatcgtTAAACCCATGGAAGGTTCACAGACACTTCATCATTGGTCTCAGTTAGCTACACCTACTCTTGGAGGTCTTTTAGATGAACGACCAGGAGTTAAAACTCGCGGTGGTCGTGGTCTAGAAGATTTAGGATTAGAAACATTTACTTTAGCCGATTTAGAGGAAGATGAAGAGTATGCTAATCCAGGAAAACTCTTTCAGGATACAGGTTCAATATATACGTTGACTAATAGTACAGTTCTTCATCCTGAAGATCCTTTACTTATTACCCCAAGTATAATGGGTAGTCGAGTTGCAACAGCACCAAATAGTGTCATAAACTCTGGTATGAGTACTCCAAGAACTTTGTCTAGGCGTAATTCAACGTCGACATTTTCTACGACATTAGGACTAGCCAAAATGCTCAACGAAAGAGGAATAAAAGCCCTTACGCTGTCAAGCTCCACAACTCCtagtggagaaaaaaattttacacctACAGCAACACCTTGTAACAGTCCAGATGGAACACCACCATCATCACGATCAACATCTCCAGTACCTTATAGTAGTCCTTTATCTTTTGGACTATTCAGTAGTGGTGCTGAACTTTTGAAAAGAACTTTTGGCAGTGAACCTTTACCATCTACATCACAAtctaaaagaaagaaaaaaccaCTTTCcagaactgaaaaaaaagccCTCGCGGGTATTAGACTAGTGGAAAAACTTGAAAGAATGGGAATAGACACAATCATGGCAACAAATACTAATTCTTCAATATCTCCACTAGCTCTTCAGGGTGCTTTATGCACTAGACGATCCGTTGAGAGTCCTATGGCACAGCTAACATTTCTCAAAGGCTCTATGTCAACAGAAAAACTTGGATCGTCTGCAATGTCATCATCTGAAAGTAGTGATTCCCTCGCAAGTTTTCATTTTATGTCTAAGttagaaaatgataataatattaagtcAGTAAGGTCTGAATCTAGGGGAAGTACTTCTCGTAATCAATCGTCAAGACAGAGAAGAGGAGGAACAGGTGCTACTAGACCTGATCTTGGACAAGTTAAACTTGCTGTGCCGCCACCGGTTACAACAAAGGAATCTGCAACACAGTCAGCACTAGGAACTCTAAGCTCACTTCTTTTCGGTCGTAAAGGTGGGCTTCTGTAA